A stretch of Vibrio maritimus DNA encodes these proteins:
- the bcsA gene encoding UDP-forming cellulose synthase catalytic subunit — MFVARFISLDLLRQFSESIQVSEMALKNRHTLPLLCFLVVVAFSRQIPSRSDWDRYFPQIDMNQFSFGDNLRLCIQILWLSVIKQDFTWKDWTLTRHFNAIRAVNARFFGLCRRLSVRLVTKIDDSLEGRGVKRSANHFVPDSLLYAVLLILTALCLTVPFSITAQVVFVSVLAVVAASVRGVKGRLPNMLLIILSLIASCRYLWWRYSSTINWDKDLDMILGLVLLMAETYSWMVLLLSYFQTIWPLNRTPEALPEDSNTWPSIDLFIPTYNEELEVVRATVLAATAIDWPKNKINIYILDDGKRDDFQAFAEQAGVGYIRRPTNEHAKAGNLNYALKRTHGDYVAIFDCDHIPTRAFFQVTMGAFLKDDNLALVQTPHHFFSPDPFERNLSRFRQLPNEGNLFYGLIQDGNDMWDAAFFCGSCAILRRGPLEEVGGVAVETVTEDAHTALKMHRLGYRSAYLKEPISAGLATDSLSAHIGQRIRWARGMAQIFRTDNPLFGKGLSWQQRLCYLNGMMHFLSGIPRLIFMVAPLAFLILDAYIIYAPALAIVLFVLPHMFHANVANSRIQGQYRHSFWGEVYETVLAWYIAIPTTVALFSPGKGSFNVTAKGGLIDKRFFDWDISKPIIGLLLLNLTGFAVGIFRLFDYEFTDTTTVLVNLFWVMYNLIVLGVALAVAAEEKQVRMAHRIDVDYPVSFMTTSGHHYPARLKDFSFSGLGMQVDPNINIQNGDEVLVALERYGIKESFRCVVRFSRDGVIGAELLPMTMEKEKRFVQCTFARSDTWSKWQQAYEQDKPLESLKSMLYASAIGIKKMIEFSPAMVKTVVFKWFDMVASVASYRPRWIV; from the coding sequence ATGTTTGTTGCTCGATTTATTTCACTCGATCTGCTTCGTCAGTTTTCAGAGTCTATTCAAGTATCTGAAATGGCGTTAAAAAACCGTCATACGTTGCCACTGCTTTGCTTCTTAGTTGTGGTCGCTTTCTCGCGCCAAATCCCCTCGCGATCCGATTGGGATCGCTACTTTCCGCAGATAGATATGAACCAATTTAGTTTTGGCGACAATCTTAGGCTCTGTATACAAATCCTTTGGTTATCTGTTATTAAGCAAGACTTCACATGGAAGGATTGGACCCTGACGCGTCATTTTAATGCGATAAGAGCAGTGAATGCTCGTTTCTTTGGGCTATGCCGGCGCTTATCTGTACGACTTGTGACAAAAATTGATGATAGTCTTGAAGGGCGAGGAGTAAAACGCAGTGCCAACCATTTTGTGCCAGATAGTTTGCTTTATGCCGTTCTATTGATTCTCACCGCGCTTTGTTTGACTGTGCCTTTCTCGATAACTGCTCAGGTTGTTTTTGTCAGTGTACTCGCGGTAGTGGCAGCCTCAGTTCGGGGCGTCAAAGGGCGTCTGCCTAATATGTTGCTTATTATCTTGTCACTGATTGCGTCGTGTCGCTATCTCTGGTGGCGATATTCATCGACTATCAACTGGGATAAAGACCTGGACATGATATTAGGGCTAGTACTGCTCATGGCGGAAACCTACTCCTGGATGGTCCTGCTTCTCAGCTATTTCCAAACGATCTGGCCTTTGAATCGAACGCCCGAAGCGTTACCTGAGGACTCTAACACTTGGCCAAGTATCGACCTGTTTATTCCCACTTATAATGAAGAGTTGGAAGTTGTTCGTGCGACCGTTCTGGCAGCGACGGCTATTGATTGGCCAAAAAACAAAATCAATATCTATATCCTTGATGACGGAAAAAGAGATGATTTTCAGGCATTTGCGGAACAAGCTGGCGTTGGCTATATCCGACGACCAACCAATGAACACGCTAAAGCGGGCAATCTAAACTATGCCCTCAAGCGCACTCATGGTGACTACGTTGCAATATTTGATTGTGACCACATACCGACACGTGCATTTTTCCAAGTCACTATGGGAGCGTTCTTAAAAGACGATAACTTGGCACTCGTACAGACCCCACACCACTTCTTTTCTCCGGACCCATTTGAGCGCAACCTATCGCGCTTTAGACAACTGCCAAATGAAGGCAACTTGTTCTATGGTTTGATTCAAGATGGTAACGATATGTGGGATGCCGCCTTTTTCTGCGGGTCGTGTGCCATCTTGCGACGTGGCCCTCTTGAAGAAGTGGGTGGTGTTGCCGTGGAAACCGTGACGGAAGATGCGCACACAGCACTCAAAATGCATCGTTTGGGCTATCGCAGTGCGTATCTCAAAGAGCCTATTTCGGCCGGTCTTGCAACCGACAGTCTGTCCGCACATATCGGGCAGCGTATTCGATGGGCCCGAGGTATGGCTCAAATCTTTAGGACGGATAACCCATTGTTTGGGAAGGGACTTTCTTGGCAGCAGCGACTTTGTTACCTTAACGGCATGATGCACTTTTTAAGTGGTATACCGCGTTTAATTTTTATGGTCGCGCCACTGGCTTTCTTGATATTGGATGCCTACATCATTTATGCGCCAGCGCTGGCTATCGTACTGTTTGTCTTGCCGCACATGTTTCACGCGAATGTCGCGAATTCGCGGATACAAGGTCAGTATCGACACTCTTTCTGGGGTGAAGTGTATGAGACGGTATTAGCTTGGTACATTGCGATTCCGACGACGGTTGCCTTGTTTTCTCCCGGAAAAGGTAGCTTCAATGTGACCGCTAAAGGCGGGTTGATTGATAAGCGCTTTTTTGATTGGGACATCAGTAAGCCCATTATTGGTTTGTTATTGCTAAATTTGACAGGATTTGCTGTCGGAATCTTCCGATTGTTTGACTACGAGTTTACGGATACCACCACCGTTTTAGTCAACCTGTTTTGGGTGATGTACAACCTCATTGTTCTCGGTGTGGCGCTGGCTGTCGCTGCAGAAGAAAAGCAGGTGCGTATGGCGCATCGAATTGATGTCGACTATCCCGTTTCGTTTATGACGACATCGGGTCATCACTATCCTGCTAGATTAAAGGATTTTTCGTTTAGCGGTCTTGGAATGCAAGTGGACCCAAATATTAATATCCAAAATGGCGATGAAGTTCTGGTCGCCCTAGAGCGCTACGGAATCAAAGAATCGTTTCGCTGCGTCGTCCGTTTCAGTAGAGATGGCGTCATTGGTGCAGAGCTATTACCAATGACCATGGAGAAAGAGAAGCGCTTTGTGCAATGTACATTTGCTCGCTCTGATACATGGTCAAAGTGGCAGCAAGCGTATGAGCAAGATAAACCATTAGAGAGTTTGAAAAGCATGCTTTACGCGAGTGCGATTGGCATCAAGAAAATGATTGAATTTAGCCCTGCTATGGTTAAAACGGTCGTATTTAAGTGGTTCGATATGGTGGCAAGCGTTGCCTCTTATCGCCCTCGCTGGATTGTATAG
- a CDS encoding cellulose synthase operon protein YhjQ/BcsQ, which yields MSVILVKGVHAGVGASSVAANLAAAYTVLGHKVLLVDLDPKNLSGPWFGHSTEHVFGWTDAIKRQESWKSALMKDPIGSYFLPHGTATFTSLEYTDILAEILSAAQDKFEIVIVSAPHDISDILFEERISLTLNVINPTPSSVTLLNRALQRDAAKPSTYFVLNQCRHDVALSRDMALVLEELLGTRLVSAHLYFDIAIQEAFAMLGNVMTAAKRSNAAVEFRQLATVLLSQIEKNQLRS from the coding sequence ATGTCAGTGATACTTGTTAAAGGTGTTCATGCTGGGGTGGGAGCAAGTAGTGTTGCTGCCAATCTAGCGGCCGCCTATACAGTATTGGGGCATAAAGTATTGCTGGTTGACCTCGATCCCAAGAATCTGAGTGGACCTTGGTTCGGTCATTCAACCGAGCATGTTTTTGGCTGGACTGACGCTATTAAGCGTCAAGAGAGCTGGAAAAGCGCGCTTATGAAAGATCCCATAGGCAGTTACTTTCTGCCTCATGGAACGGCCACATTTACGTCGCTTGAATACACTGACATACTCGCTGAGATCTTGAGCGCGGCACAAGACAAGTTTGAAATCGTGATTGTTTCTGCGCCCCACGACATTTCCGATATCTTGTTTGAGGAGCGTATATCCCTAACGCTCAATGTTATTAACCCGACACCTAGCTCGGTAACACTGCTCAATCGTGCCTTGCAACGTGATGCTGCAAAGCCGTCAACTTACTTCGTCCTAAACCAGTGTCGTCATGATGTTGCGCTGTCCAGAGACATGGCATTGGTGCTAGAGGAGTTACTCGGCACTCGATTAGTTTCTGCCCACCTTTATTTTGATATTGCTATTCAAGAAGCCTTTGCCATGCTTGGTAATGTGATGACCGCGGCAAAGCGCTCAAATGCGGCGGTTGAATTTAGGCAATTGGCAACCGTGTTGTTGTCTCAGATAGAAAAGAACCAGCTACGCTCATAA